TAATTATTTAATTAAAATATATATTAGACTTTATACATGACTACTGCATCATATTAATTCATCCAACCACCACCAAGGGCGCGGTACAATTCTATAATAGCTTGCAACTCGTCTTTTTTATCTTCTACACCATCTAACTGTGCGGATAATAAACTGTTTTTAGTAGTTAGTACATCGGTATAATTGGTGCTAGATGAATATTCCAGTAACGCTTCTGTAAATTCTACGGATTTTTCAAGCGCATTTATTTGATGTGCTCTAGACTCTTGCTTTTCCTTAGTCTTATTGTAGGAATATAAGGCGTTCGATATTTCTGAACCGGCATTTAACCATGCTGCTTTATAATCATAAAACGACTGTTGTTGAACCGATTTATTAATTTTCAGTCTTGCCTTATTTTCTCCGTTCGCAAAAATAGGCTGTGTTAAGCCCCCAATTAGATTATAGAAAATGGAGTTGTCGAAAAAATTGGATAAATCTAAGGAAGACAAACCTCCACTTGCCGTAATGGTCAAGGATGGATAAAAATAGGTTTTAGCCATATTTACATCTTCAAAAGCACTTCTGAAAGCCATTTCCGCTTCTTGAATGTCCGGTCTATTTCTTAACAATGAAGATGGTACTCCTATTTTTAAATCGGCGTATGCCTCCTGTTCTTTTAAAGATGTTCTTTCAATAGTACCAGGTAATCTGCCTAACAAAATAGCTAAAGCATTTTCCTGTTCTAAAATGGATATTTCTATATCTGGTATAGAGGTTTCTATTTCATATCTACTCGCCTCACTTTGAACCACTGCTGCACCATCAACCACAGCCGATTCTTTTAAATACTTCATGGTTTCTTGATCGCCAATCCTGTTTTCCAAAGTTTTTTTGGTGATTTCTAGTTGCTCATCTAAAGACAGTAAATTATAATATGCGGTGGCAATATCAGAAATTAATTGTGTTTGTACCGCTTTGGTTGCTGCTTCGGTCTCTAAAAACGA
The sequence above is a segment of the Maribacter dokdonensis DSW-8 genome. Coding sequences within it:
- a CDS encoding efflux transporter outer membrane subunit, with the translated sequence MKSNTITYIIPIAVLVLLMNSCGVITKRYTTPDSEFAEQYRDTLVNDTTSMATMPWKEIISDSVLQNLIEEGLQNNLDLKVAIENINQAKASLVEAKLAVLPSLEGSASVTRSKTSESSLNLGGVTGINLNTTSYIGQLSSSWELDVWGKLRSNKRAVLASFLETEAATKAVQTQLISDIATAYYNLLSLDEQLEITKKTLENRIGDQETMKYLKESAVVDGAAVVQSEASRYEIETSIPDIEISILEQENALAILLGRLPGTIERTSLKEQEAYADLKIGVPSSLLRNRPDIQEAEMAFRSAFEDVNMAKTYFYPSLTITASGGLSSLDLSNFFDNSIFYNLIGGLTQPIFANGENKARLKINKSVQQQSFYDYKAAWLNAGSEISNALYSYNKTKEKQESRAHQINALEKSVEFTEALLEYSSSTNYTDVLTTKNSLLSAQLDGVEDKKDELQAIIELYRALGGGWMN